One genomic region from Lates calcarifer isolate ASB-BC8 linkage group LG10, TLL_Latcal_v3, whole genome shotgun sequence encodes:
- the lrrc4ca gene encoding leucine rich repeat containing 4C, genome duplicate a has protein sequence MLNKMTSSQQQQMMRGPRWNRALSDPLFVLLLALQLLVVAGLVRAQTCPSVCSCSNQFSKVICTRRGLRDVPDGISTNTRYLNLQENLIQVIKVDSFKHLRHLEILQLSKNHIRKIELGAFNGLASLNTLELFDNRLTTIPNGAFEYLSKLKELWLRNNPIESIPSYAFNRVPSLRRLDLGELKRLSYISEGAFEGLSNLRYLNLGMCNLKEIPNLIPLVKLDELEMSGNQLSVIRPGSFKGLIHLQKLWMMHAQIQTIERNSFDDLQSLVELNLAHNNLTLLPHDLFTPLHHLERVHLHHNPWNCNCDILWLSWWLKEMVPANTSCCARCSSPPHHKGRYIGELDQNYFHCYAPVIVEPPADLNVTEGSAAELKCRASSLTSVSWITPNGSIMTHGAYKVRISVLNDGTLNFTNVTMQDTGTYTCMVSNSAGNTTASATLNVSSTENSSFSYFTTVTVETIETPHNEGFTTTVQQKVGPTPSAGTWESVSPTSTTTTTFRTPLSTRATEKTYTIPVTELGGEGSLNGLDEVMKTTKIIIGCFVAITLMAAVMLIIFYKMRKQHHQQNHHAPTRTIEIINVDEDCVTGGPGMEGHLTLPPLEHEHLNHYNTYKTAYNHASTINSIHSSAHEPLLIRASSKDNVQETQI, from the coding sequence ATGTTAAACAAGATGAcctcctctcagcagcagcagatgatgcGAGGTCCTAGGTGGAACCGGGCCTTGTCCGACCctttgtttgtgctgcttctggccctccagctgctggtggtggcAGGGCTGGTACGAGCTCAGACGTGCCCCTCTGTCTGCTCCTGTAGTAACCAGTTCAGCAAGGTCATCTGCACTCGCCGAGGCCTGCGGGATGTCCCCGATGGCATCTCTACCAACACACGCTACCTGAATCTGCAAGAAAATCTCATTCAGGTCATAAAGGTGGACAGCTTCAAGCACCTAAGACATCTGGAGATCCTGCAGCTGAGCAAAAACCACATACGCAAAATTGAACTGGGGGCCTTCAATGGGCTGGCCAGCCTCAATACCTTGGAGCTTTTTGATAATCGCCTCACCACCATCCCAAACGGGGCTTTTGAGTACCTGTCCAAACTTAAGGAGCTTTGGTTGAGGAATAACCCCATAGAGAGTATTCCCTCCTATGCTTTCAACAGAGTGCCCTCATTACGGCGGTTGGACCTTGGGGAGCTCAAACGGCTCTCCTACATATCTGAGGGGGCCTTTGAAGGGCTGAGCAATCTGCGCTACTTAAATCTGGGAATGTGCAATCTGAAGGAAATTCCCAACCTTATTCCCCTGGTGAAGCTGGATGAACTGGAGATGTCGGGGAACCAACTATCTGTCATCCGGCCTGGCTCTTTTAAAGGGCTCATCCATTTGCAAAAGCTATGGATGATGCATGCCCAGATCCAGACCATAGAAAGGAACTCTTTTGATGACCTGCAGTCACTAGTGGAGCTCAATCTAGCCCACAACAACCTTACCCTCTTGCCCCATGATCTCTTTACTCCTTTACATCACCTGGAGAGGGTGCACTTGCACCACAACCCCTGGAATTGTAACTGTGACATTCTCTGGCTAAGCTGGTGGCTTAAGGAGATGGTACCAGCAAACACCAGCTGCTGTGCCCGCTGCAGCTCACCTCCCCACCATAAAGGACGGTACATTGGCGAGCTGGATCAGAACTACTTTCACTGTTATGCTCCTGTTATTGTGGAGCCTCCCGCAGACCTAAATGTGACAGAGGGAAGCGCTGCGGAGTTGAAATGCAGAGCCAGCTCTTTGACCTCAGTAAGCTGGATTACACCCAATGGTTCCATCATGACACACGGTGCGTACAAGGTCAGAATCTCAGTGCTGAATGACGGCACTCTGAACTTCACTAATGTTACCATGCAGGACACAGGGACATATACATGTATGGTCAGTAATTCCGCAGGTAACACAACAGCATCTGCCACACTCAATGTGTCCTCTACAGAGAACAGCAGTTTCAGCTACTTcaccacagtgacagtggagacCATAGAAACGCCACATAATGAAGGATTCACCACTACTGTGCAACAGAAGGTGGGCCCCACCCCATCTGCCGGTACATGGGAGTCTGTTTCACCCACCTCTACAACTACCACCACATTTCGGACCCCACTCTCCACCCGTGCCACAGAGAAGACTTATACAATCCCAGTCACAGAGCTGGGTGGGGAGGGCTCACTAAACGGCTTAGATGAGGTGATGAAGACGACCAAGATCATCATTGGTTGCTTTGTTGCAATAACACTCATGGCAGCTGTCATGCTGATTATCTTCTACAAGATGCGTAAACAGCACCACCAGCAGAACCACCACGCACCCACACGCACTATTGAGATCATTAACGTGGACGAGGACTGTGTAACAGGAGGCCCAGGCATGGAGGGCCACCTGACTCTGCCTCCTCTTGAGCATGAGCACCTCAACCACTATAACACCTATAAGACTGCATACAACCATGCCTCCACTATCAACTCCATACACAGCTCAGCGCACGAACCTTTGTTAATCCGGGCCAGCTCAAAAGACAATGTACAAGAGACCCAAATctaa